Proteins from a single region of Thermococcus sp. CX2:
- the glmS gene encoding glutamine--fructose-6-phosphate transaminase (isomerizing), with amino-acid sequence MCGIIGYIGERQACQVIVKGLKRLEYRGYDSAGIVTEENGALHIRKGAGKIDELTEKLGLLEMPGKRGIGHTRWATHGVPNDVNAHPQTDCSGKIALVHNGIIENYGEIKEELLKRGHVFKSDTDTEVIAHLIEEELKTVGNFEEALRKALSRLKGSFALGIIYTEEPDRLYFVRNESPLVLGIGEGENFAASDVPAFLEYTNRAVFLDDGEYAVITKDSYVVKKLSTGEVVDKPVQEIGWTLEMAEKAGYEHFMLKEIYEQPRAIRDAIHGNAEVIENVAKEIAKYDKIFFVAMGTSYHAALVGKYLLQRLAKKVPIVEEASEFRYEMEDLIDEDTLVIAITQSGETADTLAAMKLAKRKGAKVLAIVNVVGSMATRIADLTLYTHAGPEIGVAATKTYTTQLTVLTMLAIALARTLGTADEEYLRQLEENLNRIPELVEKVLKHDGALRELAEGLKEKRDFFYIGRSIGVPTALEGALKLKEISYIHAEGLSAGELKHGPLALLEEGVPVVAIAPSGKTFDKMLSNIEEAKARGAYIIALGDNESLKRVSDVLIEMPPMDELLTPIVYVVPLQILAYHLAVLRGNDPDKPRNLAKSVTVE; translated from the coding sequence ATGTGTGGCATAATCGGGTACATCGGCGAAAGACAGGCCTGTCAGGTTATCGTTAAGGGGCTCAAACGCCTCGAATACAGAGGTTACGATTCTGCTGGGATAGTCACCGAGGAAAATGGAGCGCTCCACATTAGGAAAGGTGCCGGGAAGATAGACGAGCTGACCGAGAAGCTTGGTCTGCTCGAGATGCCAGGAAAAAGGGGCATAGGCCACACCCGCTGGGCCACCCACGGCGTTCCGAACGACGTTAACGCTCATCCCCAGACTGACTGCTCAGGCAAAATCGCCCTTGTCCACAACGGCATAATCGAGAACTACGGCGAGATAAAAGAAGAGCTCCTCAAAAGGGGACACGTCTTCAAGAGCGACACTGATACTGAGGTCATAGCTCACCTCATAGAGGAGGAGCTTAAGACCGTGGGGAACTTTGAGGAGGCTCTTAGGAAGGCACTCTCAAGGCTTAAAGGTTCCTTTGCGCTGGGAATAATATATACTGAGGAACCTGACAGGCTCTACTTTGTGAGGAACGAGAGCCCGCTCGTTCTGGGCATAGGTGAGGGAGAAAACTTCGCGGCAAGCGACGTGCCTGCTTTTTTGGAATACACCAACAGGGCCGTTTTCCTTGACGATGGGGAATACGCGGTGATAACGAAGGACTCCTACGTCGTTAAAAAGCTCTCAACAGGCGAAGTCGTTGACAAGCCCGTCCAGGAGATAGGTTGGACGCTCGAGATGGCCGAGAAGGCTGGTTATGAGCACTTCATGCTGAAGGAGATCTACGAGCAGCCGAGGGCGATAAGGGACGCAATCCACGGCAACGCGGAAGTTATAGAGAATGTCGCCAAGGAGATAGCGAAGTATGATAAAATCTTCTTCGTTGCAATGGGAACCTCCTACCACGCCGCCCTGGTCGGGAAATACCTCCTCCAGCGCCTGGCGAAGAAGGTTCCAATCGTTGAAGAAGCCAGCGAATTCCGCTATGAGATGGAAGACCTGATAGACGAGGATACGCTCGTCATAGCCATAACCCAGAGCGGCGAGACGGCTGACACTTTAGCGGCCATGAAGCTCGCCAAGAGAAAAGGCGCAAAAGTTCTGGCGATAGTCAACGTCGTTGGCAGTATGGCGACCAGGATAGCCGACTTAACGCTCTACACCCACGCCGGGCCAGAGATAGGCGTCGCCGCAACTAAGACCTACACCACCCAGCTGACAGTTCTCACCATGCTCGCGATAGCCCTTGCGAGAACCCTTGGAACTGCCGATGAGGAGTACTTAAGGCAGCTTGAGGAGAACCTAAACAGAATCCCAGAGCTTGTTGAGAAAGTCCTCAAGCATGACGGCGCACTCAGGGAGCTCGCTGAGGGACTTAAGGAAAAGAGGGATTTCTTCTACATCGGAAGGAGCATAGGCGTCCCCACCGCCCTGGAAGGAGCGCTCAAGCTCAAGGAGATAAGCTACATCCACGCCGAGGGGCTGAGCGCGGGTGAGCTGAAGCACGGGCCGCTGGCACTGCTCGAGGAAGGCGTTCCAGTGGTTGCAATCGCTCCAAGCGGGAAGACCTTCGACAAGATGCTCTCCAACATAGAGGAGGCCAAGGCAAGGGGAGCATACATAATAGCCCTGGGCGATAATGAGAGCCTTAAGAGGGTCTCGGACGTTCTCATAGAGATGCCTCCAATGGACGAGCTGCTCACGCCCATAGTTTACGTCGTCCCGCTCCAGATCCTCGCATATCATCTCGCCGTCCTCAGGGGCAACGACCCCGACAAGCCGAGGAATTTGGCCAAGTCAGTTACCGTTGAATGA
- a CDS encoding PCNA-inhibitor: protein MDRKLDEFIANAAPKVSESDTPRKKKKRLKSTSLESFLPEEHVVYFKKLRIGSKKIRNAKIEEL from the coding sequence ATGGACAGGAAGCTCGACGAGTTCATAGCCAACGCCGCGCCGAAGGTTTCCGAGAGCGATACGCCCCGCAAAAAGAAGAAACGCCTCAAATCCACGAGCCTGGAATCTTTTCTGCCTGAGGAACACGTGGTTTACTTCAAAAAGCTCCGCATAGGCTCGAAGAAGATAAGAAACGCTAAAATAGAAGAGCTATAG
- a CDS encoding methyltransferase domain-containing protein — MSEIKEEQINLAVEMLRRGLDEKKLRAKLGENWEEIVEIARARIRARDKFSRDDLWMDLEGLRYATHEVVARYRAERVKPESIADVSCGIGIQLIFFAKYAREAYAIDIDERKLFYARKNAEKYGVADRIRFIHGDSLSKEVVEQVNADVIFSDPARPPEMPERRLEDLLPSPLEVYEAYKAKTDAFIFDLPPQIRRERVPWKGEFEYIDLFGHLNRLTFYFEPLAKAERSAVMLPKGVRLESDPNLENIVTWTEEPKAYLHEIPQAVDYADLINELFHAVNGNLEMLLREKRRVLATSDEKIESDYFKRSYVIVGVTKFHPLRINDFLRKEGFGRATLRISIPENEYWRFRKRIEANLKGERRAFVFQFKDKAIIAEAL; from the coding sequence ATGAGCGAGATAAAGGAGGAGCAAATCAACCTCGCCGTTGAGATGCTCAGAAGGGGCCTCGACGAGAAGAAGCTCCGCGCGAAGCTTGGTGAGAACTGGGAAGAGATAGTGGAAATAGCTCGGGCGAGAATCAGGGCCAGGGACAAGTTCTCCCGCGATGACCTCTGGATGGACTTGGAAGGGCTGCGCTACGCCACCCACGAGGTCGTCGCAAGATATAGGGCCGAGAGGGTAAAGCCAGAGAGCATAGCCGATGTCAGCTGTGGAATTGGAATTCAGCTCATCTTCTTCGCCAAGTACGCCAGAGAAGCATACGCCATAGACATAGACGAGAGGAAGCTCTTTTACGCGAGGAAAAACGCCGAGAAGTACGGCGTTGCGGACAGGATAAGGTTCATCCACGGTGACTCCCTGAGCAAAGAGGTGGTTGAGCAGGTAAACGCCGACGTAATCTTTTCGGATCCAGCGAGACCCCCTGAGATGCCCGAGAGAAGGCTTGAGGACTTGCTGCCGAGCCCGCTGGAGGTCTACGAAGCCTACAAAGCAAAAACCGATGCATTCATCTTTGACCTTCCCCCGCAGATAAGGCGCGAGAGGGTTCCGTGGAAAGGAGAATTCGAGTACATAGACCTTTTCGGCCACCTCAACAGACTGACCTTCTACTTTGAGCCGCTGGCAAAGGCAGAGAGGAGCGCGGTAATGCTCCCTAAGGGCGTCCGCCTGGAGAGCGACCCGAACCTCGAAAATATTGTAACATGGACGGAAGAGCCAAAGGCCTATCTCCACGAGATTCCGCAGGCGGTAGACTACGCCGACCTGATAAACGAGCTCTTCCACGCAGTCAATGGAAACCTCGAAATGCTGCTCCGCGAGAAGAGGCGCGTTCTGGCGACGAGCGATGAGAAAATAGAGAGCGACTACTTCAAGCGCTCCTACGTCATCGTTGGGGTCACCAAGTTCCACCCGCTGAGGATAAACGACTTCCTCAGGAAGGAAGGCTTCGGCAGGGCGACGCTCAGGATAAGCATCCCCGAGAACGAGTACTGGCGCTTCAGGAAGCGCATTGAGGCGAACCTGAAGGGAGAAAGAAGGGCCTTTGTCTTCCAGTTCAAGGACAAGGCGATAATAGCGGAGGCGCTATAG
- a CDS encoding dolichyl-phosphate-mannose--protein mannosyltransferase translates to MNWKRVAFIIISELIIIGSFGYLYGIASQPKLRDYVGDEVWYVPASRNILHRLGVELHYVNETTNAEGVNVIFSNTSMRIKYQYSVEKIALRYNATYEKKYLKFPGVYFEIPVENLGAFLDELEREIPSDAYYVVTGYWYPDKENIQNYLNTEHPFLGKDLIMLGMLIEDKPINWRLPGLIAFFILNVLVLLTAYKISRSYLAALIALLFSAADPTLQATAVAAMLDIHVAFFVALFMALLVFERRYSAGFAVGLAAAAKLSGAFGWPVLLVRAFKRENNLPSFLFTIAAFPAIGFLLPNVPAMMAIGIEKWFREFLGSFRWHLSSKGGHPAASPFWQWFINKKAFALHYDPNIFVQTDPFLLLAMVVFIFAMPWLYRRKPKILVPFGIFWSTVGFFALQYLLGGTTQFSFYATVLVPPAAVTMGVALNELLNWDAFRESREFYIEWGIKVKNRIIGRLGRGERPTGRDDQGTSENIEEKPITGLETSRK, encoded by the coding sequence ATGAACTGGAAAAGGGTTGCGTTCATTATCATCTCTGAGCTCATAATAATCGGTTCTTTTGGGTATCTCTACGGTATAGCTTCCCAGCCAAAGCTTAGGGACTACGTGGGGGATGAAGTCTGGTACGTCCCCGCCTCAAGGAACATCCTCCACAGGCTCGGCGTCGAGCTGCACTACGTCAACGAAACCACGAACGCCGAAGGGGTCAATGTGATATTCTCCAACACGAGCATGAGGATAAAGTACCAGTACTCCGTCGAGAAGATAGCCCTCCGCTACAACGCCACCTACGAGAAGAAGTACCTCAAGTTCCCGGGCGTTTACTTTGAGATTCCAGTTGAGAACCTCGGGGCTTTTCTGGACGAGCTTGAGCGGGAGATTCCTTCCGATGCCTATTACGTTGTTACCGGCTACTGGTATCCCGACAAGGAGAACATCCAGAACTACCTGAACACAGAGCATCCCTTCCTCGGAAAAGACCTCATAATGCTCGGCATGCTCATCGAGGACAAACCAATCAACTGGCGCCTTCCCGGGCTGATAGCATTTTTCATCCTCAACGTCCTCGTCCTCCTAACCGCGTATAAAATAAGCAGGAGCTACCTCGCGGCTCTCATAGCGCTTCTCTTTTCCGCCGCAGACCCGACACTTCAGGCGACTGCCGTAGCTGCCATGCTCGACATCCACGTGGCGTTCTTTGTTGCGCTCTTCATGGCCCTGCTCGTCTTTGAGAGGAGGTACTCGGCTGGCTTCGCAGTGGGCTTAGCCGCGGCGGCAAAGCTCAGCGGTGCCTTCGGCTGGCCGGTGCTTTTGGTCAGGGCATTCAAACGGGAGAACAATCTCCCGAGCTTCCTCTTCACTATAGCGGCATTCCCTGCCATCGGCTTCCTCCTGCCCAACGTCCCTGCGATGATGGCCATCGGAATCGAGAAGTGGTTCAGGGAGTTTCTCGGCAGCTTCCGCTGGCACCTCAGCTCCAAGGGCGGCCACCCAGCGGCTTCTCCGTTCTGGCAGTGGTTCATAAACAAGAAGGCCTTCGCGCTCCACTACGACCCCAACATCTTCGTTCAGACGGACCCCTTCTTGCTCCTGGCCATGGTGGTCTTTATCTTTGCCATGCCCTGGCTTTACCGGAGGAAGCCGAAAATCCTGGTTCCCTTCGGCATCTTCTGGAGCACGGTAGGCTTCTTTGCCCTCCAGTATCTCCTCGGCGGAACCACTCAGTTCAGCTTTTACGCGACGGTGCTCGTTCCCCCAGCGGCGGTAACCATGGGCGTCGCCCTCAACGAGCTCCTCAACTGGGATGCCTTCAGGGAGTCGAGAGAATTCTACATCGAGTGGGGCATTAAGGTAAAGAATAGGATTATAGGCCGCCTCGGAAGGGGCGAAAGACCAACCGGTAGAGATGACCAGGGCACCTCGGAGAACATTGAGGAGAAGCCGATCACGGGACTGGAAACTTCAAGAAAATGA
- the rnhB gene encoding ribonuclease HII: MKLAGIDEAGRGPVLGPMVIAAVVVDEKNVPKLEELGVRDSKKLTPKRRERLFDEIIRLLDDYVIVELWPEQIDSREGTLNEFEVDNFVKALNSLKVKPDVVYIDAADVKEARFGDEIGKRLDFKAEIIAEHKADDKFVPVSAASILAKVTRDRAIERLKEEYGEIGSGYPSDPRTRKFLEEYYRQHGDFPPIVRRSWKTLRKIEEKLSAEKKKRGQLTLGEFLRKG, from the coding sequence TTGAAGCTCGCTGGAATAGACGAAGCCGGCAGGGGCCCGGTCCTCGGCCCGATGGTCATAGCTGCTGTGGTCGTTGATGAAAAGAACGTTCCAAAGCTGGAGGAGCTCGGCGTGAGGGACTCAAAGAAGCTCACTCCAAAAAGGCGCGAGAGGCTGTTCGACGAGATAATCAGGCTTCTCGACGACTACGTCATCGTCGAACTGTGGCCCGAGCAGATAGACTCCCGCGAGGGAACGCTCAACGAGTTCGAAGTGGATAACTTCGTGAAAGCCCTGAATTCCCTTAAAGTGAAGCCCGACGTGGTATACATAGACGCGGCTGACGTGAAGGAGGCCCGTTTTGGAGATGAAATCGGGAAGAGGCTCGATTTTAAAGCCGAAATCATAGCGGAGCATAAAGCCGACGACAAGTTCGTTCCCGTCTCCGCCGCCTCGATACTCGCTAAGGTAACACGCGACAGGGCAATTGAGAGGCTTAAAGAGGAGTACGGCGAGATAGGCTCTGGATATCCGAGCGATCCGAGGACGAGGAAGTTCCTTGAGGAATACTACAGGCAGCACGGCGACTTTCCGCCGATAGTCAGAAGGAGCTGGAAAACCCTTAGGAAGATCGAGGAGAAGCTCTCGGCGGAGAAAAAGAAGAGAGGACAGCTCACCCTCGGAGAGTTCCTCAGGAAGGGATAG
- a CDS encoding metal ABC transporter permease: protein MIPEYLIRAILASVMVSVLLGMLSPLINTKGLAFLTHAIFHALLFGAVLGMILGLIFGNMGLVMLVALIVTVAIVLLIAQLEKIGFSPDSAVGIVASFVAGLTVLGFGVLYKVMASRPYFPLSENIVSYLTGEIFLITLNDLTVLVLGGAVMFFVMLLLYRDFLYLSFDAEGLESYGGKARAYLMILYVLVGAIGALIVQTVGLITLQVVAVLPGAIALMVSDNIRKILAVSLFLTLGIELSSVVLAYFTDIPPSGIATIMLGVIYGALLFRR, encoded by the coding sequence TTGATTCCGGAGTACCTCATCAGGGCAATCCTCGCGAGCGTTATGGTCAGTGTCCTCCTTGGGATGCTCAGCCCACTGATAAACACCAAGGGGCTGGCCTTCCTCACCCACGCGATATTCCACGCCCTCCTCTTTGGTGCGGTTCTGGGAATGATACTCGGACTGATCTTCGGAAATATGGGTCTGGTCATGCTTGTTGCGCTGATTGTAACCGTTGCAATAGTCCTCCTCATCGCCCAGCTTGAAAAGATCGGTTTTTCACCTGATTCTGCCGTCGGAATAGTGGCGAGCTTCGTGGCCGGCCTAACCGTCCTAGGCTTTGGAGTACTCTACAAGGTGATGGCCAGCAGACCCTACTTCCCCCTCAGCGAGAACATAGTTTCCTACTTGACGGGCGAGATTTTTCTCATAACGCTCAACGACTTGACGGTTCTCGTCCTCGGCGGCGCGGTTATGTTCTTCGTCATGCTGCTCCTTTACAGGGACTTCCTCTACCTAAGCTTCGACGCTGAAGGCCTGGAGAGCTACGGCGGCAAAGCTAGGGCCTACCTAATGATTCTCTACGTCCTGGTCGGGGCAATAGGCGCCCTCATAGTCCAGACGGTTGGGCTTATAACGCTCCAGGTGGTGGCGGTTCTGCCAGGCGCGATAGCGCTCATGGTGAGCGACAACATCAGGAAAATACTTGCCGTGAGCCTTTTCCTAACCCTTGGAATAGAGCTGTCCTCCGTTGTTTTAGCGTACTTCACGGACATCCCGCCGAGCGGCATAGCGACGATAATGCTCGGCGTCATTTACGGTGCGCTGCTCTTCAGGAGGTGA
- a CDS encoding metal ABC transporter ATP-binding protein: MKAVKAENLTILYDGQRTVEDVTFELDEGETLLLLGPNGAGKTTLLRTIAAFHREYTGKLEVFGRKPEEAKELISYVPQSHVLNERVPLTAIEVVAMGGIYRKGFVHFKIPKEILQKAEEALGFVGLAHIKDRLFRELSGGQKQRVLLARALMSDPKLLLLDEPLSALDPSARVEVANVLGKIKRESGITMIITTHDVNPLIDLGDKVMLLNRRLIAFGTPDEVLQDTIIKSVYGPLAKAVKIEDRLYCIIGDTHIHGGGGR; this comes from the coding sequence ATGAAGGCAGTAAAGGCCGAGAACCTCACGATACTCTACGATGGGCAGAGGACTGTGGAAGACGTAACCTTCGAGCTGGATGAAGGGGAGACACTGCTCCTCCTTGGCCCCAACGGGGCAGGAAAGACCACACTTCTGAGAACCATAGCGGCGTTCCACAGGGAGTACACGGGAAAGCTCGAAGTATTCGGCAGAAAACCGGAAGAAGCCAAGGAACTTATCTCCTACGTCCCCCAGAGCCACGTCCTCAACGAGCGCGTCCCGCTTACTGCCATTGAGGTAGTTGCAATGGGCGGCATCTATAGGAAAGGCTTCGTCCATTTCAAGATCCCAAAGGAAATTCTCCAGAAAGCCGAGGAAGCTCTCGGTTTCGTTGGACTGGCTCACATTAAAGACAGGCTCTTTAGAGAGCTGAGCGGCGGCCAGAAGCAGAGGGTTCTCCTCGCGAGGGCCTTGATGTCTGACCCGAAGCTTCTCCTCCTTGATGAGCCCCTCTCAGCCCTCGACCCGAGCGCGAGGGTGGAGGTGGCAAACGTCCTCGGAAAGATAAAGCGCGAGAGCGGAATAACCATGATAATCACCACCCACGACGTCAATCCGCTCATAGACCTTGGGGACAAAGTCATGCTCCTCAACAGACGCCTCATAGCCTTTGGAACGCCAGATGAGGTCCTTCAGGACACCATTATAAAGTCCGTTTACGGCCCACTGGCAAAGGCGGTAAAGATCGAGGACAGGCTATACTGCATCATCGGCGACACCCACATCCACGGGGGTGGCGGGCGTTGA
- the eif1A gene encoding translation initiation factor eIF-1A — MVYHKGKKKNNRQVEGDEVIRVPLPKEGQLFGVIEQALGAGWMDVRCSDGKVRRCRIPGKLKRRMWMRVGDVVIVQPWPVQSDQRGDIVYRYTKTQVDWLLRKGKISQEFLTGGELLF, encoded by the coding sequence ATGGTGTACCATAAGGGTAAGAAGAAAAACAACAGGCAGGTGGAGGGAGACGAGGTAATTCGTGTCCCCCTTCCAAAGGAGGGCCAGCTCTTCGGCGTAATAGAGCAGGCCCTCGGAGCGGGATGGATGGACGTCCGCTGCTCCGACGGAAAGGTTAGAAGATGCAGGATTCCAGGCAAGCTCAAGAGGAGGATGTGGATGCGTGTCGGCGACGTCGTCATAGTCCAGCCGTGGCCGGTGCAGAGCGACCAGAGAGGCGACATTGTCTACCGCTACACCAAGACCCAGGTGGACTGGCTCCTCAGGAAGGGCAAGATAAGCCAGGAGTTCCTCACTGGCGGCGAGCTGCTCTTTTGA
- a CDS encoding serine protein kinase RIO has protein sequence MREEFIEREIEEVLGLTERREKDSELYKIANEVFDRTTKETLAYLHRRGKIESLYGVISTGKEANVFAGIDSEGNRIAVKIYRTYTTEFRRIWEYLAADPRVGYLPKDMRKLVFVWTRREYKNLQRAIKYAVRVPEPIIFRNNILVMEFIGDELPAPRLKDVERELTKVDFEELYAFTMGVIERLWKRGDMVHGDLSEYNILIHDTPVVIDWSQATVKRNKMSISLLRRDLRNVINYFARKGVSVDDFEEKFRELVESR, from the coding sequence ATGCGCGAGGAGTTCATCGAACGCGAAATCGAAGAGGTGCTCGGTTTAACAGAGAGGCGCGAGAAGGACAGTGAGCTCTACAAGATAGCCAACGAGGTCTTCGACAGGACGACCAAGGAAACCCTTGCCTATCTCCACCGCAGGGGCAAGATAGAGAGCCTCTACGGCGTGATAAGCACGGGCAAAGAGGCCAACGTCTTCGCTGGAATAGACAGCGAGGGCAACAGGATAGCAGTCAAAATCTACCGCACCTACACCACCGAGTTCCGCAGAATATGGGAGTACTTAGCTGCCGACCCGAGGGTTGGCTACCTGCCAAAGGACATGCGCAAGCTCGTCTTCGTCTGGACGAGGAGGGAATATAAAAACCTCCAGAGGGCAATTAAATACGCGGTTCGCGTTCCCGAGCCGATAATCTTCCGCAATAACATTTTGGTAATGGAGTTCATAGGCGACGAACTGCCGGCCCCGAGGCTCAAAGACGTCGAGAGGGAGTTGACTAAGGTCGACTTCGAGGAGCTCTACGCCTTCACGATGGGCGTTATTGAGCGTCTCTGGAAGCGCGGAGACATGGTTCATGGGGATTTGAGCGAGTACAACATCTTAATTCACGATACCCCCGTTGTAATAGACTGGTCTCAGGCAACGGTAAAGAGAAACAAGATGTCTATCTCGCTCCTCAGGAGAGATTTGAGGAACGTCATCAACTACTTCGCCCGTAAAGGTGTCTCAGTTGACGACTTCGAGGAGAAGTTTAGGGAACTCGTTGAGAGCAGGTGA
- a CDS encoding KH domain-containing protein: protein MDEFERLLKKYERVDKEGNPIRDEEEEVTYAALGEQEEFVKIPKDRVAVLIGKKGQTKREIERRTKTKIEIDSETGEVFITSTKETDDPLAVWKARDVVTAIGRGFSPERAFRLFNEGEILEVINLTDIIIGNDKNALPRVRGRIIGRKGRTREIIEEMSGADVSVYGKTVAIIGNPLQVEIAKTAIEKLAKGSPHGTVYKYLERRKKDLELESSSYYEALGGVDNFEEE from the coding sequence ATGGACGAGTTTGAGAGACTGCTTAAGAAGTACGAGCGCGTTGATAAGGAGGGCAACCCGATCAGGGACGAGGAAGAGGAGGTAACCTACGCTGCCCTTGGGGAGCAGGAGGAGTTCGTCAAGATACCCAAGGACAGGGTCGCCGTTCTGATAGGGAAGAAGGGCCAAACGAAGAGGGAGATAGAGAGGAGAACGAAGACAAAGATAGAAATCGACAGCGAGACGGGTGAGGTCTTCATAACCTCCACGAAGGAGACCGACGACCCCCTGGCTGTGTGGAAGGCGCGCGATGTCGTCACGGCTATAGGTAGGGGCTTTTCGCCCGAGAGGGCCTTCAGGCTCTTCAACGAGGGTGAGATACTGGAGGTAATCAACCTCACCGACATCATCATCGGAAACGATAAGAACGCCCTTCCCCGCGTGAGGGGCAGGATAATCGGTCGGAAGGGCAGGACGAGGGAAATCATAGAGGAGATGAGCGGTGCGGATGTGAGCGTCTACGGCAAAACCGTTGCCATAATTGGAAATCCCCTCCAGGTTGAGATAGCCAAGACCGCCATCGAGAAGCTTGCCAAGGGCTCACCGCACGGTACCGTTTACAAGTACCTCGAGAGGAGGAAGAAAGACCTTGAGCTGGAGAGTTCCTCCTACTACGAGGCCCTTGGCGGCGTTGACAATTTCGAGGAGGAGTGA
- the top6B gene encoding DNA topoisomerase VI subunit B: MAEAKELFKEFKIQSVSEFFRRNAAMLGYTGKIRSLTTVVHEAVTNSLDACEEAGILPYVRVEIEELGREHYKVIVEDNGPGIPEKFITHVFGKMLAGTKAHRNIQSRGQQGIGISGAVMFAQITSGKATRVITSTGDDKIVEAWVKIDVDKNEGKIVKKEKHPNPKGWRGTRIELEVKNVKYVRSKQGVYWYLKLTAIANPHAHIELIEPDGKLIVFPRSSEEVPKPPVEMKPHPRGVLTDDVYRMAKRTRRNTVRRFLIGEFSRISDKKVDELIKYIAALRLIKTEKDKAVQDQLYERLMNGEVDKVLRSFKGYTKVVKQVAKLMEKPPEKLSWHEAEEIVEAFKYMKFLAPPTHGLRPIGEENIEKGLKGILKPEFVTAVTRPPKVYSGGIPFQVEVGLAYGGEISSGFDLLRYANRVPLLFDAGSCVTTLAARSIDWKRYKVDDLERAPIVLMINVISVHVPYTGTGKQSIANVDEIHNEIRLAIMDAARRLQTYLSGKHRRLYQVKRKKTFEKYVPEIARALSILTGEPEEEIKNYFLRFIEMKFAQSESEERAVPEEVTENA; this comes from the coding sequence ATGGCCGAAGCTAAGGAGCTGTTCAAGGAGTTTAAGATTCAGAGCGTCAGCGAGTTTTTCAGGCGAAACGCGGCAATGCTGGGCTACACCGGAAAGATACGCTCCCTCACCACCGTCGTCCACGAGGCTGTTACAAACTCCCTCGACGCATGTGAGGAAGCTGGAATACTCCCCTACGTCCGTGTTGAAATAGAGGAGCTTGGGAGGGAGCACTACAAGGTCATAGTTGAGGACAACGGCCCAGGCATTCCCGAGAAGTTCATAACCCACGTCTTCGGTAAGATGCTGGCCGGTACGAAGGCCCACAGGAACATACAGAGCCGCGGTCAGCAGGGTATTGGTATAAGCGGTGCAGTGATGTTTGCCCAGATAACGAGCGGAAAGGCAACTCGCGTTATCACCTCCACCGGAGACGACAAGATAGTCGAGGCGTGGGTTAAGATTGACGTAGACAAGAACGAGGGTAAAATAGTCAAGAAGGAGAAGCACCCCAATCCCAAGGGCTGGCGCGGGACGAGGATCGAGCTTGAGGTCAAGAACGTTAAATACGTCCGCTCGAAGCAGGGTGTCTACTGGTACCTCAAGCTCACCGCTATAGCGAACCCCCACGCCCACATCGAGCTGATTGAACCCGATGGAAAGCTCATCGTCTTCCCGCGTTCGAGCGAGGAGGTTCCAAAGCCGCCGGTTGAGATGAAGCCTCACCCGAGGGGTGTTCTAACGGACGACGTTTACAGGATGGCGAAGAGGACTAGGAGGAACACAGTAAGGCGCTTCCTAATCGGCGAGTTCTCGAGGATAAGCGACAAGAAGGTTGATGAGCTGATAAAGTACATCGCCGCCCTCAGGCTCATCAAGACAGAGAAGGACAAAGCGGTTCAGGACCAGCTCTACGAGAGGCTGATGAACGGCGAGGTCGACAAGGTTCTGCGCTCCTTCAAGGGCTACACCAAGGTCGTCAAGCAGGTGGCAAAGCTCATGGAGAAGCCGCCGGAGAAGCTCAGCTGGCACGAGGCTGAGGAGATAGTCGAGGCATTCAAGTATATGAAGTTCCTCGCTCCACCGACCCACGGCCTCAGGCCGATAGGCGAGGAGAACATCGAGAAGGGTCTCAAAGGAATCCTCAAACCCGAGTTCGTCACGGCCGTCACGAGGCCGCCGAAGGTCTACAGCGGTGGAATTCCCTTCCAGGTTGAGGTCGGCCTGGCCTATGGAGGGGAGATAAGTAGCGGCTTTGACCTTCTCCGCTACGCCAACCGCGTCCCGCTCCTCTTCGATGCGGGCTCGTGTGTAACCACCCTGGCGGCTCGCTCAATCGACTGGAAGCGCTACAAGGTTGACGACCTCGAGCGTGCCCCGATAGTGCTCATGATAAACGTCATCAGCGTCCACGTTCCCTATACCGGAACCGGAAAGCAGAGCATAGCCAACGTGGATGAGATACACAACGAGATCAGGCTGGCAATAATGGACGCCGCGAGGAGGCTTCAGACATACCTCAGCGGAAAGCACCGCAGGCTCTACCAGGTGAAGAGGAAGAAGACCTTTGAGAAGTACGTGCCCGAGATAGCGAGGGCGCTAAGCATTCTGACGGGCGAGCCCGAGGAGGAGATTAAAAACTACTTCCTGAGGTTCATCGAGATGAAGTTTGCCCAGAGCGAGAGTGAAGAGAGAGCCGTCCCTGAGGAGGTGACCGAGAATGCCTAA